The following are encoded together in the Streptomyces flavofungini genome:
- the sodX gene encoding nickel-type superoxide dismutase maturation protease, which produces MPETTADGRETRVPFQLIEVDGPSMVPTLNPGDWMLVRHGARVRPGDVVILRHPLQQDLLVVKRAVERRDGGWWVLGDNPYNAGGDSTVYGVVPEELVLARVRARFRPLSRFREEREARGRRQLSLAALVSWTFSAVRPVLADRSLSRRLRAR; this is translated from the coding sequence ATGCCGGAGACGACGGCAGACGGGCGGGAGACACGCGTGCCGTTCCAGCTGATCGAGGTCGACGGGCCATCCATGGTGCCCACACTGAATCCGGGGGACTGGATGCTGGTGCGGCACGGCGCCCGGGTCCGCCCCGGTGACGTGGTGATTCTGCGTCATCCGCTGCAGCAGGACCTGCTGGTGGTCAAGCGCGCCGTCGAACGGCGCGACGGCGGCTGGTGGGTGCTCGGCGACAATCCGTACAACGCGGGGGGCGACAGCACCGTCTACGGAGTCGTGCCGGAGGAGCTGGTCCTCGCCCGCGTGCGGGCGCGGTTCCGGCCGCTGAGCAGGTTCCGTGAGGAGCGCGAGGCGCGCGGGCGGCGTCAGCTCTCGCTCGCCGCGCTGGTCTCCTGGACCTTCTCGGCGGTGCGCCCCGTGCTCGCGGACCGCTCGCTCTCCAGGCGCTTGCGCGCGCGGTAG
- the sodN gene encoding superoxide dismutase, Ni, with the protein MLSRLFAPKVKASAHCDLPCGVYDPAQARIEAESVKAVQEKMAANDDAHYQARATVIKEQRAELAKHHVSVLWSDYFKPPHFEKYPELHTLVNDTLKALSAAKGSTDPKTGEKALELIAEIDRIFWETKKA; encoded by the coding sequence ATGCTTTCCCGCCTGTTTGCCCCCAAGGTGAAGGCCAGCGCGCACTGCGACCTGCCCTGCGGCGTGTACGACCCAGCCCAGGCCCGCATCGAGGCGGAGTCGGTCAAGGCCGTCCAGGAGAAGATGGCCGCCAACGACGACGCGCACTACCAGGCGCGCGCCACCGTCATCAAGGAGCAGCGCGCCGAGCTGGCCAAGCACCACGTGTCGGTGCTCTGGAGCGACTACTTCAAGCCGCCGCACTTCGAGAAGTACCCGGAGCTGCACACGCTGGTCAACGACACCCTCAAGGCCCTCTCGGCCGCGAAGGGGTCGACGGACCCGAAGACCGGCGAGAAGGCCCTTGAGCTGATCGCCGAGATCGACCGCATCTTCTGGGAGACCAAGAAGGCCTGA
- a CDS encoding elongation factor G produces MPSHTPQQEKHRHTLNLGILAHVDAGKTSLTERLLHSAGVIDEIGSVDAGSTQTDSLALERQRGITIKSAVVSFTIDDVTVNLIDTPGHPDFIAEVERVLSVLDGAVLVVSAVEGVQAQTRVLMRTLRRLAIPTLVFVNKVDRRSADPERVLAELARKLTPAVIPMGTVRAPGAQEAHYAPYADDDPVLTTRLAEVLAERDDALLSAYVEGDTAVLTPGGLRAALADQTRRAQVHPVFFGSAMTGTGLDALTDAVKELLPAATGAADGPVAGTVFKVERGPSGEKVAYARLFSGTVRVRDRVALPGLDGKVTAVSVFERGAAVRRDAVSAGQIAKLWGLNRVRIGDVLGDPRHVPERHTTAHHFAPPTLETVVVPRHAADRGALHTALTQLAEQDPLIDLRQDALRQEISVSLYGEVQKEVIEATLAEEFGIGVDFRESTTLCVERLVGSGAHAEFIDTDPNPFLATVGLRVEPAPAGAGVEFRLGVELGSMPYAFFKAVEETVRETLTQGLHGWEVPDCLVTMTHCGYWPRQSHAHAVFDKSMSSTAGDFRQLTPLVLMDALRRAGTRVHEPMHRFRLTAPADVFGTLLPALGRLRAVPHAPTAQGAVYVIDGVIPAARVHGLEQALPGLTRGEGELESTFDHYAPVTGTPPARPRTDHNPLDRKEYVQRVTRRTRVG; encoded by the coding sequence GTGCCATCGCACACGCCTCAGCAAGAGAAGCACCGACACACCCTTAACCTGGGCATCCTGGCGCACGTAGACGCCGGCAAGACCAGCCTGACCGAGCGGCTGCTGCACTCCGCCGGGGTCATCGACGAGATCGGCAGCGTCGACGCGGGCAGCACCCAGACCGACTCCCTCGCCCTTGAGCGGCAGCGCGGCATCACCATCAAGTCGGCGGTCGTGTCCTTCACGATCGACGACGTCACCGTCAACCTCATCGACACCCCCGGCCACCCCGACTTCATCGCCGAGGTGGAGCGGGTCCTGAGCGTGCTCGACGGCGCCGTGCTCGTCGTGTCCGCCGTCGAGGGCGTCCAGGCGCAGACCCGCGTCCTGATGCGTACGCTGCGCAGGCTCGCCATCCCCACGCTCGTGTTCGTCAACAAGGTGGACCGTCGCAGCGCGGACCCCGAGCGCGTACTCGCCGAACTTGCCCGGAAGTTGACGCCAGCCGTCATCCCCATGGGCACGGTGCGCGCCCCCGGCGCCCAAGAAGCGCACTACGCCCCGTACGCCGACGACGACCCCGTCCTCACCACCCGCCTCGCCGAAGTCCTCGCCGAGCGCGACGACGCGCTGCTGTCCGCGTACGTCGAGGGCGACACCGCCGTCCTCACGCCCGGTGGGTTGCGCGCGGCTCTCGCGGACCAGACCCGGCGGGCCCAGGTCCACCCGGTGTTCTTCGGCTCGGCCATGACCGGCACCGGACTGGACGCGCTGACCGACGCCGTCAAGGAGCTGCTGCCCGCGGCGACCGGTGCGGCGGACGGGCCTGTCGCGGGCACCGTCTTCAAGGTCGAACGCGGCCCCTCGGGCGAGAAGGTGGCGTACGCGCGGCTCTTCTCGGGGACGGTGCGCGTGCGCGACCGCGTGGCGCTTCCCGGCCTGGATGGCAAGGTCACCGCCGTCAGCGTCTTCGAGCGGGGCGCGGCCGTGCGGCGCGACGCCGTGAGCGCCGGGCAGATCGCGAAGCTGTGGGGGCTGAACCGGGTACGCATCGGGGACGTGCTCGGCGACCCGCGCCACGTACCCGAACGGCACACCACCGCACACCACTTCGCCCCGCCGACCCTCGAAACCGTCGTCGTGCCCCGGCACGCCGCCGACCGCGGCGCCCTGCACACGGCGCTGACCCAGCTCGCCGAGCAGGACCCGCTGATCGACCTGCGGCAGGACGCGCTGCGGCAGGAGATCTCCGTGTCCTTGTACGGCGAGGTGCAGAAGGAGGTCATCGAGGCAACACTCGCCGAGGAGTTCGGCATCGGTGTCGACTTCCGGGAGAGCACGACCCTGTGCGTGGAGCGGCTCGTCGGCAGTGGCGCGCACGCGGAGTTCATCGACACCGACCCCAATCCGTTCCTGGCGACGGTGGGGCTGCGGGTGGAGCCCGCCCCGGCCGGGGCGGGGGTGGAGTTCCGGCTCGGGGTGGAACTCGGCTCCATGCCCTACGCGTTCTTCAAGGCGGTGGAGGAGACGGTCAGGGAGACCCTGACGCAGGGGCTGCACGGATGGGAGGTGCCCGACTGCCTCGTCACGATGACGCACTGCGGGTACTGGCCGCGGCAGAGCCACGCCCACGCGGTCTTCGACAAGAGCATGTCGAGCACGGCGGGTGACTTCCGCCAGCTCACCCCGCTCGTCCTGATGGACGCGCTGCGGCGCGCGGGGACGCGGGTGCACGAGCCGATGCACCGGTTCCGGCTCACCGCGCCCGCCGACGTGTTCGGCACGCTGCTGCCCGCGCTCGGACGGCTGCGGGCGGTGCCGCACGCGCCGACGGCGCAGGGGGCCGTGTACGTCATCGACGGTGTGATCCCCGCCGCGCGTGTGCACGGGCTCGAGCAGGCGCTGCCCGGACTGACGCGTGGCGAGGGCGAGTTGGAGTCCACCTTCGACCACTACGCGCCGGTGACCGGGACGCCGCCGGCGCGCCCGCGCACGGACCACAATCCGCTGGACCGGAAGGAGTACGTGCAGCGGGTCACGCGGCGGACCCGGGTGGGGTGA
- a CDS encoding CGNR zinc finger domain-containing protein: MELAYYSDYAVRLVNTEEPARHKDSLTSVAAIRELFGENQQAARRATDSDVTRFRSVRARLRAVFEAADGGDETLAVDLLNSLLLEFPVSPQISGHDYRDDDGRPLWHMHLADHPSNVTAGYAAIAAMGLAFHLTEHGVDRLGLCEASPCRNAYLDTSTNRSRRYCSDRCATRANVAAYRARKRLESERSASTGRTAEKVQETSAASES; encoded by the coding sequence GTGGAACTGGCCTATTACTCGGACTACGCCGTGCGCCTGGTCAACACCGAGGAACCGGCTCGTCACAAGGACTCGCTGACCTCCGTGGCCGCGATCCGCGAGCTGTTCGGCGAGAACCAGCAGGCCGCCCGGCGTGCCACGGACTCCGACGTGACGCGCTTCCGCTCGGTGCGGGCGCGGCTGCGGGCCGTCTTCGAGGCGGCCGACGGCGGGGACGAGACGCTGGCCGTGGACCTGCTGAACTCACTGCTCCTGGAGTTCCCGGTCAGTCCCCAGATCTCCGGGCACGACTATCGGGACGACGACGGGCGCCCCCTGTGGCACATGCACCTGGCGGACCACCCGTCGAACGTCACCGCGGGCTACGCGGCCATCGCCGCGATGGGCCTCGCCTTCCACCTCACCGAGCACGGCGTGGACCGGCTCGGACTGTGCGAGGCGTCGCCGTGCCGCAACGCCTATCTGGACACCTCGACCAACCGCTCCCGGCGCTACTGCTCGGACCGCTGCGCCACGCGCGCGAACGTCGCCGCCTACCGCGCGCGCAAGCGCCTGGAGAGCGAGCGGTCCGCGAGCACGGGGCGCACCGCCGAGAAGGTCCAGGAGACCAGCGCGGCGAGCGAGAGCTGA
- a CDS encoding sigma-70 family RNA polymerase sigma factor, whose amino-acid sequence MDGRDLLAQRFEEHRPRLKAVAYRMLGSLSEAEDAVQEAWLKLSRADHERVENLGGWLTTVVGRVCLDLLRSRKQRGEQPLDVQGADTHVPDPEVGPLRDGRDVVDPEQEALLADSVGLALLVVLDTLSPAERLAFVLHDMFAVPFEDIAPIVERAPAATRQLASRARRRVRDADPEPGADTDRTRQREVVEAFLAAARKGDFDALLELLDPGVVLRADGGAAGGLSRLVRGATAVVAGARSFAKLAPTTYLALVNGKVGQIAVHDGKPFSVGEFTVRDGRIVEINILADQDRLRDLVDARTVAAVTSADPAGGADGTPPATG is encoded by the coding sequence ATGGACGGAAGAGATCTTCTGGCGCAGCGCTTCGAGGAGCACAGGCCCCGCCTGAAGGCGGTCGCGTACCGCATGCTCGGTTCGCTGAGCGAGGCCGAGGACGCCGTCCAGGAGGCCTGGTTGAAGCTCAGCCGCGCCGACCACGAACGCGTGGAGAACCTGGGCGGCTGGCTCACCACGGTGGTCGGCCGCGTCTGCCTCGACCTGCTGCGGTCACGCAAGCAGCGCGGTGAGCAGCCTCTGGACGTCCAGGGAGCCGACACGCACGTGCCCGACCCGGAGGTCGGCCCGCTGCGGGACGGCAGGGACGTCGTCGACCCCGAGCAGGAGGCCCTGCTCGCGGACTCGGTGGGGCTCGCGTTGCTGGTCGTCCTGGACACGCTGAGCCCCGCCGAGCGCCTCGCGTTCGTGCTGCACGACATGTTCGCCGTGCCGTTCGAGGACATCGCGCCCATCGTCGAGCGGGCCCCGGCCGCGACCCGGCAACTCGCCAGCCGGGCCCGCCGCCGGGTGCGCGACGCGGACCCCGAGCCCGGCGCGGACACGGACCGCACGCGTCAGCGCGAGGTCGTCGAGGCCTTCCTCGCGGCGGCCCGCAAGGGCGACTTCGACGCGCTGCTCGAACTCCTCGACCCGGGCGTCGTGCTGCGGGCCGACGGAGGCGCGGCCGGAGGACTCTCCCGCCTCGTACGGGGTGCGACCGCGGTGGTCGCCGGAGCGCGCTCGTTCGCCAAGCTGGCGCCGACCACGTATCTGGCGCTGGTCAACGGCAAGGTGGGGCAGATCGCCGTGCACGACGGAAAGCCGTTCTCCGTCGGCGAGTTCACCGTCAGGGACGGCCGCATCGTCGAGATCAACATCCTGGCGGACCAGGATCGGCTGCGGGACCTGGTGGACGCGCGGACGGTCGCGGCGGTCACGTCGGCGGACCCGGCGGGAGGCGCCGACGGCACACCTCCCGCCACCGGCTGA